The proteins below come from a single Roseiflexus sp. RS-1 genomic window:
- a CDS encoding sugar phosphate isomerase/epimerase family protein translates to MAGDLSRLSLNQATTKYWSLREAVDGCVRAGIPAIGVWRDRLAETGVAAAARLLRDAGLHCSSLCRGGWFPAATRAERAARIDDNRRAIEEAATLNADVLVLVCGPAPDRNIRAARMMVEEGIAAVLPDAIQHGVTLGIEPLHPMFAADRSVITSLHEAIVLAERFDSPHVKVVIDAYHVWWDAGVYHLIRRCGARIAGYHVSDWITPLPDVLNGRGMMGDGVIELRSLREAVDAAGYRGFIEVEIFNETIWKMPGDAILSLMCERYLAHVAPT, encoded by the coding sequence ATGGCGGGTGATCTTTCACGCCTGAGCTTGAATCAGGCAACCACAAAATACTGGTCGCTCCGTGAAGCAGTCGATGGGTGCGTCCGCGCCGGAATCCCGGCGATTGGCGTCTGGCGCGACCGTCTCGCCGAAACGGGAGTTGCCGCCGCCGCGCGCCTGCTGCGCGATGCCGGATTGCACTGCTCCAGTCTCTGCCGCGGCGGTTGGTTCCCCGCTGCCACACGCGCCGAACGCGCCGCTCGCATTGACGACAACCGGCGCGCCATCGAAGAAGCTGCGACGCTGAACGCCGATGTTCTGGTGCTGGTGTGCGGTCCAGCGCCTGATCGCAACATCCGTGCAGCACGAATGATGGTCGAAGAAGGGATCGCTGCCGTCCTGCCGGATGCGATTCAGCACGGCGTCACCCTGGGCATTGAACCGCTGCACCCCATGTTTGCCGCCGACCGTTCGGTCATCACCAGTCTGCACGAAGCGATCGTCCTGGCGGAACGCTTCGACTCACCTCACGTCAAGGTTGTGATCGATGCATACCACGTCTGGTGGGATGCCGGGGTCTACCATCTCATCCGGCGGTGTGGCGCGCGGATTGCCGGTTATCACGTGTCCGACTGGATCACGCCGCTGCCTGATGTGCTCAACGGGCGCGGCATGATGGGCGATGGCGTGATCGAACTGCGCTCGCTGCGCGAAGCGGTCGATGCCGCTGGCTATCGCGGTTTCATCGAAGTCGAGATTTTCAACGAAACGATCTGGAAGATGCCTGGAGATGCCATCCTGTCTCTGA